The Naumovozyma dairenensis CBS 421 chromosome 2, complete genome genome segment CCCAAACCTCCGATTGCTAATGATAAATCTATTGAGACAACAAATCATTATCATGATAAGGAATGTCCGATTTGTCATTCAGAAATCCAAAATCCATGCGTCATCGAAACAGGTTATGTTCTTTGTTATCCATGTGCGATAAAATACCTTACCGAAAACGAAGGAAAATGTCCTATCACCCATAAGAAGGTATTAGGTTGTCAATTTGATCCAATAACAAACCAATGGCAAGTTAATAATGGGATCAGGAAATTACTGATATAGGTCACTTGTTCAACATTTCCCATTGTTCGCATGCTATCTGTATGATACGTATTTCGTTCTCTTTATTCATTATctcatcttcaatatccTTTGTAGGacttttttgtaaatctgatattaatattgatattcttcGCAgtattttatcatttatttttataccTTTCTTCTCCTTTATGATATATTCTCCATTTTCAAACATTTctaaataatgaatcataTTATCTATcattttaattaatttccGAAGCTTAATTTCATCAcgattattttcttcttcatcattgtcTTGTAATGTTGTTGCCTGTGGATTTTTGTTTCGTGAGGAACTAGAAGAAGCAAAAgtataatttgaaataccAATACCATTATTGACTACAATATCGCTAGGTACAATATCGATCACATTCTGTTTCAGAATGTATCCAATTCTGTCTCCAGTATCGAACAAATAAcaattcaatatcaattctGCATCAACAGCATTTCtttgatgatgatccaccttaatatttttgattgtAGGTTCATAATGGAATATAACCTTAGCGGATTGTAGAGATGGCTGAGACTTTAACTCTTCTATCACATTACTGTAATTATAAAACTCAacattcaatatcattaacCCGACTACCACTACATTatcatatattttgttAATCAAATTTAATCTTTGTTGCACCTGTTCAATATCAATCTTAAAATGATAGGGATCATCAACACCTAATTGCAGAGGAACTTCAACACTTCTTGTTACATGAATTGTTATCTCTTCGCATGCGGGAGTAGCAATCTCTTGACCTAGAAGTAAATGACATCCTGGTTGTTTTGTTGAGTTCGTTAGGGACTCCAAATTATAACTATAGTTGATGTCCATAAGTACATGTGATTCTAAAGTTACCACCAACATCTTTTATTTGCTTATGCGTTGCTCCTGGTGAAGTGCAGAGCTATCGGTCTATGGCTATATTTGGAGTATACCTTCGAATTGCTGATGTTATTGTAGTACAGAATAGGTCGACTAAGTAGACCAGTCTATATAAGTACTACATAAAATGCAACGTTCatagagaaaaataaaaataaaaataaataggTGAATTCTTGAGGAATGTACACTTACTgttttaaatataaactGGAATGTCTTATTTACAA includes the following:
- the CSI1 gene encoding Csi1p (similar to Saccharomyces cerevisiae CSI1 (YMR025W); ancestral locus Anc_2.575), with translation MLVVTLESHVLMDINYSYNLESLTNSTKQPGCHLLLGQEIATPACEEITIHVTRSVEVPLQLGVDDPYHFKIDIEQVQQRLNLINKIYDNVVVVGLMILNVEFYNYSNVIEELKSQPSLQSAKVIFHYEPTIKNIKVDHHQRNAVDAELILNCYLFDTGDRIGYILKQNVIDIVPSDIVVNNGIGISNYTFASSSSSRNKNPQATTLQDNDEEENNRDEIKLRKLIKMIDNMIHYLEMFENGEYIIKEKKGIKINDKILRRISILISDLQKSPTKDIEDEIMNKENEIRIIQIACEQWEMLNK